In Sphaeramia orbicularis chromosome 3, fSphaOr1.1, whole genome shotgun sequence, a genomic segment contains:
- the ercc3 gene encoding general transcription and DNA repair factor IIH helicase/translocase subunit XPB, whose translation MGKKDKGDREKKSKKRFYEEEEDDEEVVGNESQEAIPAAAGKQVDESSTKLDEYGAKDYRVQMLLKNDHSSRPLWVAPDGHIFLEAFSPVYKYAQDFLVAIAEPVCRPNHVHEYKLTAYSLYAAVSVGLQTSDIVEYLQKLSKTTVPEGIVQFIKLCTVSYGKVKLVLKHNRYFVESAFPDVIQRLLQDNIIRECRLRAADGGDTELITEVIHSKSAISKSVQDKGGTSTSQQASDGQASTQQVPEDIFSYYEQMDKEEEEEEETQTVSFEIRQEMIEELQKRCIQLEYPLLAEYDFRNDTVNPDINIDLKPTAVLRPYQEKSLRKMFGNGRARSGVIVLPCGAGKSLVGVTAACTVRKRCLVLGNSSVSVEQWKAQFKMWSTIDDSQICRFTSDAKDKPIGCSVAISTYSMLGHTTKRSWEAERVMEWMRSQEWGLIILDEVHTIPAKMFRRVLTIVQAHCKLGLTATLVREDDKIVDLNFLIGPKLYEANWMELQNNGYIAKVQCAEVWCPMSPEFYREYVAIKTKKRILLYTMNPNKFRACQFLIRFHERRNDKIIVFADNVFALKEYAIRLNKPYIYGPTSQGERMQILQNFKHNPKINTIFISKVGDTSFDLPEANVLIQISSHGGSRRQEAQRLGRVLRAKKGMVAEEYNAYFYSLVSQDTQEMAYSTKRQRFLVDQGYSFKVITKLAGMEEEDLMFSTRDEQYQLLQKVLAASDLDAEEEVVAGEVGGRPQISRRTGTMSSMSGADDTVYMEYQSRGSKASAASKGVHPLFKRFRK comes from the exons ATGGGTAAAAAGGATAAAGGAGACCGAG AGAAAAAGTCCAAAAAGCGtttttatgaagaagaggaggatgacgaAGAAGTGGTGGGTAATGAGTCCCAGGAGGCCATACCTGCAGCTGCAGGGAAACAGGTGGATGAATCCAGTACTAAACTGGATGAATATGGAGCCAAAGACTACCGTGTTCAGATGCTGTTGAAGAATGATCATTCTTCACGTCCTCTCTGGGTG GCTCCAGATGGACACATCTTTCTAGAGGCCTTCTCCCCTGTATATAAATATGCCCAGGATTTCTTGGTGGCGATTGCAGAGCCGGTGTGCAGGCCAAATCACGTCCATGAGTACAAGCTGACGGCCTATTCCTTGTATGCAGCTGTCAGTGTGGGGCTGCAGACCTCCGATATTGTGGAGTACTTACAAAAACTCAGCAAGACTACTGTGCCTGAAGGAATTGTgcagttcataaaa CTCTGCACGGTGAGCTATGGTAAAGTGAAGCTAGTGCTCAAACACAATAG GTATTTTGTGGAGAGTGCCTTCCCTGATGTGATCCAGCGCCTCCTGCAGGACAATATCATCCGTGAATGTCGTCTCCGTGCTGCAGATGGAGGGGACACAGAGCTTATTACTGAAGTCATCCACAGCAAGTCAGCG ATATCAAAGTCTGTTCAAGATAAAGGAGGTACGTCCACGTCACAGCAGGCCAGCGATGGACAGGCGTCTACCCAGCAGGTTCCTGAGGACATCTTCAGCTACTATGAACAGATGgataaggaggaggaagaagaggaggagactcAGACAGTGTCATTTGAAATTCGGCAG GAGATGATTGAAGAGCTTCAAAAACGTTGTATTCAGCTGGAGTACCCCCTCCTAGCAGAGTATGACTTTCGTAATGATACAGTCAACCCAGACATCAACATAGACTTGAAGCCCACTGCTGTGTTAAGGCCTTACCAGGAAAAGAGCCTACGCAAGATGTTTGGAAATGGACGTGCTCGCTCTGGGGTCATCGTGCTGCCCTGTG GTGCGGGAAAGTCTTTGGTAGGTGTTACTGCAGCGTGCACAGTACGAAAACGCTGCCTGGTGTTGGGGAACTCCTCTGTGTCAGTTGAGCAGTGGAAGGCTCAGTTCAAGATGTGGTCCACTATTGATGACTCTCAAATCTGCCGTTTCACTTCTGATGCTAAAGATAAGCCTATTGGCTGCTCTGTGGCCATCAGCACTTATTCTATGCTGGGTCACACAACGAAGCGCTCATGGGAAGCAGAGCGGGTCATGGAATGGATGCGGAGCCAGGAGTGGGGCCTCATTATCCTGGATGAAGTGCACACTATCCCTG CCAAGATGTTTCGCCGTGTTCTGACCATTGTCCAAGCCCACTGCAAATTGGGCCTCACTGCCACGTTGGTCAGAGAAGATGACAAGATTGTGGACCTCAACTTTCTAATTGGGCCTAAGCTGTATGAAGCCAACTGGATGGAGTTGCAAAACAATGGCTATATTGCCAAAGTCCAGTGTGCAGAG GTGTGGTGCCCAATGTCTCCAGAGTTTTACAGAGAGTATGTGGCCATCAAGACTAAAAAGCGAATCCTTCTCTATACCATGAATCCCAATAAGTTCCGTGCCTGCCAGTTTCTTATTCGCTTCCACGAACGGCGCAACGACAAGATCATTGTCTTTGCTGATAACGTGTTTGCTTTGAAGGAGTATGCCATTCGACTCAACAA gcCTTACATCTATGGTCCAACATCTCAGGGGGAACGCATGCAGATCTTACAAAACTTCAAACATAACCCCAAGATCAACACAATTTTCATCTCCAAG GTTGGAGACACTTCATTTGACTTGCCAGAAGCCAATGTTCTTATTCAGATCTCCTCTCATGGTGGATCACGAAGGCAGGAAGCTCAGAGACTTGGCAGAGTCCTACGAGCCAAGAAAG GAATGGTAGCAGAAGAGTATAATGCATACTTCTATTCACTGGTGTCTCAAGACACCCAAGAGATGGCTTATTCCACAAAGAGACAGAGGTTCCTGGTGGACCAGGGCTACAGCTTTAAG GTAATTACAAAGCTGGCAGGTATGGAGGAAGAGGACCTGATGTTCTCCACCCGAGATGAGCAGTACCAGCTTCTTCAGAAGGTCTTAGCGGCATCAGACCTGGATGCAGAGGAGGAAGTGGTGGCAGGGGAGGTGGGCGGTCGACCACAG ATCTCTCGGCGAACAGGCACAATGAGCTCCATGTCAGGTGCAGATGACACCGTCTACATGGAATATCAAAGT